A single window of Sphaerodactylus townsendi isolate TG3544 linkage group LG03, MPM_Stown_v2.3, whole genome shotgun sequence DNA harbors:
- the LOC125429106 gene encoding glycine-rich cell wall structural protein-like, with protein GGGGGGGGGWGGGGVGGGGGGGGGGWGGGGVGGGGGGGGGGWGGGGVGGGGGGGGGGWGGGGVGGGGGGGGGGWGGGGVGGGGGGGGGGWGGGGVGGGGGGGGGGWGGGGVGGGGGGGGGGWGGGGVGGGGGGGGGGWGGGGVGGGGGGGGGGWGGGGVGGGGGGGGGGWGGGGVGGGGGGGGGGWGGGGVGGGGGGGGGGWGGGGVGGGGGGGGGGWGGGGVGGGGGGGGGGWGGGGVGGGGGGGGGGWGGGGVGGGGGGGGGGWGGGGVGGGGGGGGGGWGGGGVGGGGGGGGGGWGGGGVGGGGGGGGGGWGGGGVGGGGGGGGGGWGGGGVGGGGGGGGGGWGGGGVGGGGGGGGGGWGGGGVGGGGGGGGGGWGGGGVGGGGGGGGGGWGGGGVGGGGGGGGGGWGGGGVGGGGGGGGGGWGGGGVGGGGGGGGGGWGGGGVGGGGGGGGGGWGGGGVGGGGGGGGGGWGGGGVGGGGGGGGGGWGGGGV; from the coding sequence gggggggggggtgggggggggggggggtgggggggggggggggtgggggggggggggggtgggggggggggggggtgggggggggggggggtgggggggggggggggtgggggggggggggggtgggggggggggggggtgggggggggggggggtgggggggggggggggtgggggggggggggggtgggggggggggggggtgggggggggggggggtgggggggggggggggtgggggggggggggggtgggggggggggggggtgggggggggggggggtgggggggggggggggtgggggggggggggggtgggggggggggggggtgggggggggggggggtgggggggggggggggtgggggggggggggggtgggggggggggggggtgggggggggggggggtgggggggggggggggtgggggggggggggggtgggggggggggggggtgggggggggggggggtgggggggggggggggtgggggggggggggggtgggggggggggggggtgggggggggggggggtgggggggggggggggtgggggggggggggggtgggggggggggggggtgggggggggggggggtgggggggggggggggtgggggggggggggggtgggggggggggggggtgggggggggggggggtgggggggggggggggtgggggggggggggggtgggggggggggggggtgggggggggggggggtgggggggggggggggtgggggggggggggggtgggggggggggggggtgggggggggggggggtgggggggggggggggtgggggggggggggggtgggggggggggggggtgggggggggggggggtgggggggggggggggtgggggggggggggggtgggggggggggggggtgggggggggggggggtgggggggggggggggtgggggggggggggggtgggggggggggggggtgggggggggggggggtgggggggggggggggtgggggggggggggggtgggggggggggggggtgggggggggggggggtgggggggggggggggtgggggggggggggggtgggggggggggggggtgggggggggggggggtgggggggggggggggtgggggggggggggggtgggggggggggggggtgggggggggggggggtgggggggggggggggtgggggggggggggggtgggggggggggggggtgggggggggggggggtgggggggggggggggtgggggggggggggggtgggggggggggggggtgggggggggggggggtgggggggggggggggtgggggggggggggggtgggggggggggggggtgggggggggggggggtgggggggggggggggtgggggggggggggggtgggggggggggggggtgggggggggggggggtgggggggggggggggtgggggggggggggggtgggggggggggggggtg